One Plantibacter sp. Leaf314 DNA segment encodes these proteins:
- a CDS encoding beta-galactosidase, with protein MPTFSIGADDFLLDGQPFRILSGALHYFRVHPEQWADRIAKAKLMGLNTIETYVAWNQHSPERGVFDTTGTNDLERFLDLIAEAGMYAIVRPGPYICAEWDNGGLPGWLLHDPELGLRRSEPRYLAAVREYFEALLPIVAARQIDRGGPVILVQVENEYGAYGDDHDYLRTLTAWTRELGITVPLTTVDQPTAQMLEDGSIPELHKTGSFGSRSLERLATLREHQPTGPLMCSEFWDGWFDHWGEHHHTTPVAETAADLDALLATGASVNIYMFHGGTNFGFTGGANDKGQYRSHVTSYDYDAPLDEAGHPTEKFFAFRDVIAKYAEVPTDIPPAAADAPAFTAAFESEVPFAQVADELAPLEAFDRIPTMDELGAFSGLARYRARLGGRGGVLRFAEVRDRVVVSVDGVPVGTLTREFQERSLVIPAGETLELLLENQGRVNYGRRLGEPKGIIGPVSLDGVELTAWGIAPIALDRLDEVVDAAASRTPVAPISGAGPVLLTATVTLDAPTDLFLDTAAWGKGLVWVNGFLLGRYWSRGPQHTLYVPGGQLRAGANRFTVFEFHALTAPELSFLARPSLGPVEF; from the coding sequence ATGCCCACGTTCTCCATCGGCGCCGACGACTTCCTGCTCGACGGCCAGCCGTTCCGGATCCTCTCCGGAGCCCTCCACTACTTCCGGGTGCACCCCGAGCAGTGGGCGGACCGCATCGCGAAGGCGAAGCTCATGGGGCTCAACACGATCGAGACGTACGTGGCCTGGAACCAGCACAGCCCCGAGCGCGGCGTGTTCGACACCACCGGCACCAACGACCTCGAGCGCTTCCTCGACCTCATCGCCGAGGCCGGCATGTACGCGATCGTGCGGCCCGGCCCCTACATCTGCGCCGAGTGGGACAACGGCGGCCTGCCGGGTTGGCTGCTCCACGATCCGGAGCTCGGACTGCGTCGCAGCGAGCCCCGGTACCTCGCGGCCGTCCGCGAGTACTTCGAGGCGCTCCTCCCGATCGTCGCCGCGCGGCAGATCGACCGCGGTGGTCCCGTCATCCTCGTGCAGGTCGAGAACGAGTACGGCGCTTACGGCGACGACCACGACTACCTGCGTACCCTGACCGCCTGGACCCGTGAGCTCGGGATCACCGTGCCGCTGACGACGGTCGACCAGCCGACCGCGCAGATGCTCGAGGACGGCAGCATCCCCGAGCTCCACAAGACCGGTTCCTTCGGCAGCCGTTCGCTCGAACGCCTCGCGACCCTGCGGGAGCACCAGCCGACCGGCCCGCTGATGTGCTCGGAGTTCTGGGACGGGTGGTTCGACCACTGGGGTGAGCACCACCACACGACCCCGGTGGCGGAGACGGCCGCCGACCTCGACGCGCTGCTCGCCACGGGTGCGTCGGTCAACATCTACATGTTCCACGGCGGCACGAACTTCGGGTTCACCGGCGGCGCGAACGACAAGGGGCAGTACCGCTCCCACGTCACGTCCTACGATTACGACGCCCCACTCGATGAGGCCGGTCACCCGACGGAGAAGTTCTTCGCCTTCCGCGACGTGATCGCGAAGTACGCCGAGGTGCCGACGGACATCCCGCCCGCCGCGGCGGACGCGCCGGCGTTCACCGCCGCGTTCGAGTCCGAGGTGCCCTTCGCGCAGGTCGCCGACGAGCTCGCACCGCTCGAAGCGTTCGACCGGATCCCGACGATGGACGAACTCGGGGCCTTCAGCGGTCTCGCACGCTACCGTGCGCGGCTCGGTGGACGTGGCGGCGTGCTGCGGTTCGCCGAGGTGCGCGACCGCGTCGTCGTGTCCGTCGACGGCGTGCCGGTCGGGACGCTGACCCGCGAGTTCCAGGAGCGTTCCCTCGTGATCCCGGCGGGCGAGACGCTCGAACTCCTCCTCGAGAACCAGGGACGCGTCAACTACGGCAGACGCCTCGGTGAGCCGAAGGGCATCATCGGGCCCGTGTCGCTCGACGGCGTCGAACTGACTGCCTGGGGGATCGCGCCGATCGCCCTCGACCGACTCGACGAGGTCGTCGACGCCGCGGCGTCGCGGACGCCTGTCGCACCGATCAGCGGTGCCGGCCCGGTGCTGCTCACCGCGACCGTGACGCTCGATGCACCCACCGACCTGTTCCTCGACACCGCCGCCTGGGGCAAGGGACTCGTCTGGGTGAACGGCTTCCTGCTGGGCCGCTACTGGTCGAGAGGGCCGCAGCACACGCTCTACGTCCCCGGAGGTCAGTTGCGTGCGGGGGCGAACCGGTTCACCGTGTTCGAGTTCCACGCGTTGACCGCGCCGGAGCTCTCCTTCCTGGCCCGTCCGTCGCTCGGTCCCGTGGAGTTCTAG
- a CDS encoding GNAT family N-acetyltransferase yields MQQDDARVLATVRRLWQGLASPTARFTPGRVAVVVNAGSMACPPGWIGVVEIAGSALAIVPDEDTAKRLAIEDESPKNVGTVDFLRSRMQIAEVLGPATLDYLLPGRFTPAEEIDVVASKASDPAIESMLSKVGDDEASESGIFGITSPLFSVRDHGRVLAVAGYRSWPLGVAHVTALTAPEARGTGLATRLASTAVEHALEHGLLPQWRAADTNPGSRAVARKLGFSAVGRQLSVRPVVAEWPSPSADA; encoded by the coding sequence ATGCAACAGGACGACGCTCGGGTGCTCGCGACGGTGCGGCGCCTCTGGCAGGGGCTCGCCTCGCCGACCGCACGGTTCACCCCGGGACGCGTCGCGGTCGTCGTGAACGCCGGGTCGATGGCCTGCCCGCCCGGCTGGATCGGCGTCGTCGAGATCGCCGGCAGCGCCCTCGCGATCGTGCCCGACGAGGACACGGCGAAACGACTGGCGATCGAGGACGAGTCGCCGAAGAACGTCGGCACCGTCGACTTCCTGCGATCCCGGATGCAGATCGCCGAGGTCCTCGGCCCGGCGACCCTCGACTACCTGCTGCCCGGCCGGTTCACGCCCGCCGAGGAGATCGACGTGGTGGCGAGCAAGGCGAGCGACCCCGCCATCGAGTCGATGCTGTCGAAGGTGGGCGACGATGAGGCCTCGGAGAGCGGGATCTTCGGGATCACCTCTCCCCTGTTCTCCGTACGCGACCACGGACGCGTACTGGCTGTCGCCGGCTACCGCTCCTGGCCGCTCGGGGTCGCACACGTCACGGCACTGACGGCACCGGAGGCTCGCGGCACCGGTCTCGCGACCCGGCTCGCCTCGACCGCCGTCGAGCACGCGCTCGAGCACGGCCTGCTCCCCCAGTGGCGGGCGGCCGACACGAACCCCGGATCGCGCGCGGTCGCGAGGAAGCTCGGCTTCTCCGCCGTCGGTCGGCAGCTCTCGGTGCGGCCGGTGGTGGCCGAGTGGCCCTCGCCGTCCGCCGACGCCTGA
- a CDS encoding LacI family DNA-binding transcriptional regulator, whose amino-acid sequence MTDTTRRAPGRARRAPSMADVAAHAGVSSQTVSRVANGLTNVDDTTRDRVLEAMTELGYRPNRAARALRSGRTRSIGITMFTLSSYGNMRTLDAITVQAARAGYSVTVVPVEYPTQRDVAVALDSLREQDVDGLIIVIESHIVDGADVELPAGLPVVVIDSAARTDYPVVDNDQAQGAALATQHLLDLGHQGVWHIAGPRTSYSAARREQSWGDTLRAAGITPPPAFRGDWSTTSGYEIGLEIAERPEITAVFASNDQMALGLLRALHERGRAVPGSISVVGFDDTPESDSFWPPLTTVHQDFDEIGRRAITILLREIEEGPSASSEPLTPTRLVVRASTAPPPTR is encoded by the coding sequence ATGACGGACACCACTCGGCGAGCGCCCGGCCGCGCCAGACGTGCGCCTTCCATGGCGGACGTCGCCGCCCACGCCGGCGTCTCCTCGCAGACGGTGTCGCGCGTCGCGAACGGCCTGACGAACGTCGACGACACCACTCGCGACCGCGTCCTCGAGGCGATGACGGAACTCGGCTACCGCCCGAACCGGGCCGCACGCGCCCTTCGATCCGGTCGAACCCGCAGCATCGGCATCACGATGTTCACACTCTCCTCCTACGGCAACATGCGCACGCTCGATGCGATCACCGTGCAGGCGGCGCGGGCCGGGTACTCCGTCACCGTCGTCCCGGTCGAGTACCCCACGCAGCGCGACGTCGCCGTCGCGCTCGACAGCCTCCGCGAGCAGGACGTCGACGGGCTCATCATCGTGATCGAGTCGCACATCGTCGACGGCGCCGACGTCGAGCTGCCGGCCGGCCTGCCCGTCGTCGTCATCGACTCGGCCGCGCGCACCGACTACCCGGTCGTCGACAACGACCAGGCGCAGGGTGCGGCACTCGCCACGCAGCACCTCCTCGACCTCGGGCACCAGGGCGTGTGGCACATCGCCGGTCCCCGCACCTCCTACTCGGCAGCTCGTCGGGAGCAGAGCTGGGGCGACACCCTGCGCGCGGCCGGCATCACGCCGCCGCCCGCGTTCCGTGGCGACTGGTCGACGACCTCCGGCTACGAGATCGGCCTCGAGATCGCCGAGCGCCCGGAAATCACCGCCGTCTTCGCCTCGAACGACCAGATGGCGCTCGGACTCCTGCGTGCCCTGCACGAACGCGGGCGGGCCGTGCCGGGGTCGATCAGCGTGGTCGGCTTCGACGACACCCCGGAGTCGGACTCCTTCTGGCCGCCGCTCACGACGGTGCACCAGGACTTCGACGAGATCGGCCGACGGGCGATCACGATCCTCCTCCGCGAGATCGAGGAGGGCCCGTCGGCGTCCTCCGAGCCGCTGACGCCGACCCGCCTCGTCGTGCGCGCGAGCACCGCTCCCCCACCCACGCGCTGA
- a CDS encoding DNA polymerase III subunit gamma and tau yields the protein MVTALYRRYRPETFAEMIGQAQVTDPLMTALRTNRVNHAYLFSGPRGCGKTTSARILARCLNCAEGPTDTPCGVCASCVDLSRDGSGSLDVVEIDAASHNGVDDARDLRERAIFAPARDRYKIFILDEAHMVTPQGFNALLKIVEEPPEHVKFIFATTEPDKVIGTIRSRTHHYPFRLIPPAQMLDYVQQLCDSEHVGVEPGVLPLVVRAGGGSARDTLSLLDQLMAGSEGDSVDYERAVALLGYTHTALLDEVVDALAARDSGAAFSTVDRVIQTGQDPRRFVDDLLERLRDLIVVAATGENAAAVLRGLPQDELDKMLGQARAFGIAELSRTADVVNEALTQMTGATSPRLHLELMMARILVPAADDSARGALVRVERLERRIGVDGVAADPTATAPSASVPAPASSPAVPAGAPSSAQAPAPASSPVPEPVDARAAAAPAPVAPPAPAAPRVGPVTLQLVRDAWPEIVARVEKADRKAWMIVVNAQVGGYSDDEVLTLVFANNSDLNDFKARHAPGTGVAEVLRTAVLDVLGVRVKYLAKVAGAEEPPAVRAGAAASGPTSSEPSAWSTPSLPQNVPAPAAPSSTGGPASAASRPSWPTVAPAGGADAASSSEPAAGGSGVAVIESPAPSPAAPVEERASVSSSSWATVAPPADEPEPSSVPEPVEGPTASPAPASATQPSPVREPVEAPTSSPAPASTTPPSPVPEPVEGQPTQPTGPAASAPTTTPRQQAAPSRQQAPARGPANGDALGSRTVTWDVVSIPSDADAPPPDDEPPYPDPYDAPASAAAPSAPAAPAPAAPATPPEAERRQPLVKMRQAPPASAGSHPAGDNRYGESVVRELLGATFIEEQPHEPRSGGR from the coding sequence GTGGTCACTGCTCTGTATCGCCGGTATCGGCCCGAGACGTTCGCCGAGATGATCGGTCAGGCGCAGGTCACCGATCCCCTCATGACGGCCCTGCGCACCAACCGGGTCAATCACGCCTATCTGTTCAGTGGTCCGCGAGGCTGCGGCAAGACGACGTCGGCCCGCATCCTGGCCCGTTGCCTCAACTGCGCCGAGGGCCCGACCGACACCCCCTGCGGTGTCTGCGCGAGCTGTGTCGACCTCTCACGCGACGGCTCGGGCTCGCTCGACGTCGTCGAGATCGACGCCGCCAGCCACAACGGTGTCGACGACGCCCGCGACCTCCGCGAGCGCGCGATCTTCGCGCCGGCCCGCGACCGCTACAAGATCTTCATCCTCGACGAGGCGCACATGGTCACCCCGCAGGGCTTCAACGCGCTGCTGAAGATCGTGGAGGAGCCGCCGGAGCACGTGAAGTTCATCTTCGCGACGACCGAGCCCGACAAGGTGATCGGCACCATCCGTTCGCGCACCCACCACTACCCGTTCCGGCTCATCCCGCCGGCCCAGATGCTCGACTACGTGCAGCAGCTCTGCGACAGCGAGCACGTCGGCGTCGAGCCGGGCGTCCTGCCGCTCGTGGTCCGCGCCGGTGGCGGTTCGGCGCGCGACACCCTGTCGCTGCTCGACCAGCTGATGGCCGGCTCGGAGGGCGACTCGGTCGACTACGAACGTGCCGTCGCGCTGCTCGGCTACACGCACACCGCGCTGCTCGACGAGGTCGTCGACGCCCTCGCCGCGCGCGACTCCGGGGCCGCGTTCAGCACGGTCGACCGCGTCATCCAGACGGGACAGGACCCCCGACGCTTCGTCGACGACCTGCTCGAACGACTCCGCGACCTCATCGTCGTGGCCGCCACCGGGGAGAACGCGGCCGCCGTGCTGCGTGGTCTGCCCCAGGACGAACTCGACAAGATGCTCGGCCAGGCGCGTGCCTTCGGCATCGCCGAGCTCTCCCGCACGGCGGACGTCGTCAACGAGGCGCTCACGCAGATGACGGGCGCGACCTCGCCACGGCTCCACCTCGAACTCATGATGGCCCGCATCCTCGTCCCCGCGGCCGACGACTCCGCCCGCGGAGCGCTCGTCCGGGTCGAGCGCCTCGAGCGCCGCATCGGTGTCGACGGTGTCGCAGCCGACCCCACCGCTACAGCGCCCTCGGCCTCGGTTCCGGCACCCGCCTCGAGCCCGGCCGTTCCGGCAGGGGCTCCGTCATCCGCACAGGCCCCGGCCCCCGCATCGTCTCCGGTCCCCGAGCCGGTCGACGCACGCGCAGCTGCCGCTCCCGCGCCGGTCGCCCCTCCGGCCCCGGCCGCGCCCCGCGTCGGCCCGGTCACGCTGCAGCTCGTCCGCGACGCGTGGCCGGAGATCGTCGCCCGGGTCGAGAAGGCCGACCGCAAGGCGTGGATGATCGTCGTCAACGCCCAGGTCGGTGGCTACTCCGACGACGAGGTCCTCACCCTCGTGTTCGCGAACAACAGCGACCTCAACGACTTCAAGGCACGCCACGCTCCGGGCACCGGGGTCGCCGAGGTGCTGCGCACCGCCGTGCTCGACGTCCTCGGCGTGCGGGTCAAGTACCTCGCCAAGGTCGCGGGTGCCGAGGAGCCCCCGGCGGTCCGCGCCGGTGCGGCGGCCTCGGGCCCCACCTCGTCGGAGCCGTCCGCCTGGTCGACGCCGAGCCTGCCGCAGAACGTCCCAGCGCCCGCAGCGCCGTCGTCGACCGGCGGCCCCGCCTCCGCGGCGTCCCGCCCGTCGTGGCCGACGGTCGCGCCGGCCGGAGGAGCGGACGCCGCGTCCTCGTCCGAGCCCGCTGCCGGCGGTTCCGGCGTCGCCGTCATCGAGTCGCCGGCTCCGTCGCCTGCGGCGCCGGTCGAGGAGCGGGCCTCGGTCTCGTCCTCCTCCTGGGCGACGGTCGCCCCGCCGGCCGACGAGCCCGAGCCGTCCTCGGTCCCTGAGCCTGTCGAAGGGCCCACGGCATCTCCGGCGCCTGCCTCCGCCACGCAGCCGTCTCCGGTCCGCGAGCCTGTCGAAGCGCCCACCTCCTCTCCGGCGCCTGCCTCGACGACACCACCGTCTCCGGTCCCTGAGCCTGTCGAAGGGCAGCCCACCCAGCCCACAGGACCCGCAGCTTCCGCCCCGACGACCACGCCGCGCCAGCAGGCCGCGCCGTCGCGCCAGCAGGCGCCCGCCCGAGGTCCCGCCAACGGCGACGCCCTCGGCTCGCGGACCGTCACCTGGGACGTGGTCTCGATCCCGTCCGACGCGGACGCACCGCCGCCGGACGACGAGCCGCCGTACCCCGACCCCTACGACGCCCCGGCGTCCGCGGCGGCCCCCTCGGCTCCCGCCGCTCCGGCTCCGGCCGCTCCAGCCACCCCACCCGAGGCCGAGCGCCGGCAGCCGCTGGTCAAGATGCGTCAGGCGCCCCCGGCGTCGGCGGGCTCCCATCCGGCGGGCGACAACCGGTACGGCGAGAGCGTCGTCCGCGAGCTCCTCGGCGCCACATTCATCGAGGAGCAGCCGCACGAGCCGCGCTCCGGAGGGCGGTAG
- a CDS encoding carbohydrate ABC transporter permease: protein MATVSNPTVRPQTVSTSTARNARAFDRPTRKRHDPRRKRSLVLTIVMAVFLIYSVVPILWLVINATKSQPDLFSSFGLWFGDGGFNLWQNIVDTVTYRDGQFVGWFGNTLLYVVVGAGGATLLATIGGYGLAKFRFPGKRAVFAIILGSIAVPGTALAVPTFLMFSQLGLTNTPWAVILPSLVSPFGLYLIWTYAVDAVPTELLEAARMDGAGEFRTFFTISLRLLGPGIVTVLLFAIVATWNNYFLPLIMLSEPTWYPLTVGLSQWSAQATGVAAQPIFNLVITGSLLTIVPIVIAFLFLQRFWQSGLSAGSVKG, encoded by the coding sequence ATGGCCACCGTCTCGAACCCCACCGTGCGTCCGCAGACCGTCTCGACGAGCACCGCCCGCAACGCACGCGCCTTCGACCGCCCCACCCGGAAGCGCCACGATCCGCGACGCAAGCGCTCGCTCGTCCTGACGATCGTCATGGCCGTGTTCCTCATCTACTCCGTCGTCCCGATCCTCTGGCTCGTCATCAACGCGACGAAGTCCCAGCCCGACCTCTTCTCCTCCTTCGGCCTCTGGTTCGGCGACGGCGGGTTCAACCTGTGGCAGAACATCGTCGACACCGTGACCTACCGCGACGGCCAGTTCGTCGGCTGGTTCGGCAACACGCTCCTTTACGTCGTCGTCGGCGCCGGTGGGGCGACCCTCCTCGCGACGATCGGCGGCTACGGGCTCGCGAAGTTCCGGTTCCCGGGCAAGCGTGCGGTCTTCGCGATCATCCTCGGCTCCATCGCGGTGCCCGGAACCGCGCTCGCCGTGCCGACGTTCCTCATGTTCAGTCAGCTCGGCCTGACGAACACGCCGTGGGCCGTCATCCTGCCCTCGCTCGTCAGCCCGTTCGGCCTGTACCTGATCTGGACGTACGCGGTCGACGCCGTGCCCACCGAACTGCTCGAAGCGGCACGGATGGACGGCGCGGGGGAGTTCCGCACCTTCTTCACGATCTCGCTCCGGCTGCTCGGACCCGGCATCGTCACGGTCCTCCTCTTCGCGATCGTCGCGACCTGGAACAACTACTTCCTGCCGCTGATCATGCTCTCCGAACCCACCTGGTACCCGCTCACCGTCGGCCTCAGTCAATGGAGTGCACAGGCCACGGGTGTCGCGGCCCAGCCGATCTTCAACCTCGTGATCACCGGATCGCTCCTGACCATCGTCCCGATCGTCATCGCGTTCCTCTTCCTGCAGCGCTTCTGGCAGTCCGGCCTCAGCGCCGGCAGCGTCAAGGGCTGA
- a CDS encoding carbohydrate ABC transporter permease → MTTTTARTGRPPAVRVHRRDRRDWKGWAFIAPFMIVFALMIIAPLVYALYLSFFQEKLIGGNAFVGFDNYLQVFQDPKFWEPFGRVALFFVVQVPIMLALSLTAALALDSARLHGAAFFRIALFLPYAVPGVVAALIWGFIYGDQFGLAGSFNDLVGAQILEPFSSQAVLASIGNIVTWEFMGYNMLIFYAALRVVPGEIYEAAEIDGAGQFRTVFSIKIPALRGALVIATIFSVIGSFQLFNEPNLLKNLAPNVITSNFTPNMYAYNLSFAGQQFNLAATVAIIMGVITAVIAYVVQVRGSRQENS, encoded by the coding sequence ATGACCACCACGACCGCTCGCACCGGCCGGCCACCAGCGGTCCGCGTCCACCGCCGCGACCGCCGGGATTGGAAGGGGTGGGCGTTCATCGCCCCCTTCATGATCGTCTTCGCGCTGATGATCATCGCGCCCCTCGTCTACGCGCTCTACCTCAGCTTCTTCCAGGAGAAGCTCATCGGTGGCAACGCCTTCGTCGGGTTCGACAACTACCTCCAGGTCTTCCAAGACCCGAAGTTCTGGGAACCGTTCGGCCGCGTCGCGCTGTTCTTCGTCGTGCAGGTGCCGATCATGCTGGCCCTGTCGCTCACGGCCGCACTCGCACTCGACAGCGCCCGGCTGCACGGCGCCGCGTTCTTCCGCATCGCCCTCTTCCTGCCGTACGCGGTGCCTGGCGTCGTCGCCGCACTCATCTGGGGCTTCATCTACGGCGACCAGTTCGGGCTCGCGGGCAGCTTCAACGACCTCGTCGGCGCGCAGATCCTCGAGCCGTTCAGTTCGCAGGCCGTCCTCGCCTCCATCGGCAACATCGTCACGTGGGAGTTCATGGGCTACAACATGCTCATCTTCTACGCCGCCCTCCGGGTGGTCCCCGGCGAGATCTACGAGGCGGCCGAGATTGACGGCGCCGGACAGTTCCGCACGGTCTTCAGCATCAAGATCCCGGCGCTCCGCGGCGCACTCGTCATCGCGACGATCTTCTCCGTCATCGGGTCCTTCCAGCTCTTCAACGAGCCGAACCTGCTGAAGAACCTCGCCCCCAACGTGATCACGAGCAACTTCACGCCGAACATGTACGCCTACAACCTGTCCTTCGCGGGGCAGCAGTTCAACCTCGCGGCGACGGTCGCGATCATCATGGGCGTCATCACCGCCGTCATCGCCTACGTCGTGCAGGTGCGCGGCTCCCGACAGGAGAACAGCTGA
- a CDS encoding sugar ABC transporter substrate-binding protein: MKRISPSRTVLRRAATAAVASAMIGASLVACSSGGGTTASGDAKDIESALEAGGELTYWSWTPSAEAQVAAFEKAYPKVKVNLVNAGTNTTEYTKLQNAIKAGKGAPDVAQVEYYAIPQFALSDSLVDLNAYGFGDLKDDYSPGPWSSVNIGDGLYALPQDSGPMAMFYNKTVFDQYGIAVPTTWDEYIAAAAQLHTADPSKYITNDSGDSGFATSMIWQAGGRPFTADGTKVSVNLADEGSKKWADTWNQLVEGDLLSDVPGWSDDWYKSLGNGSIATLITGAWMPGVLESSVAEASGQWRVAPIPTYDGKPANAENGGGGQVVLKQSKNPALAAGFLKWLNNDEESVKVFLDNGGFPATTADLNSDEFLSAAPEYFGGQKINEVLVQGAKDVSTGWQYLPYQVYANSIFADTVGQSYANRADLNDGLADWQKQLVEYGNTQGFTVTEK; the protein is encoded by the coding sequence ATGAAGCGCATCTCACCGTCCCGCACGGTCCTGCGCCGCGCGGCCACGGCGGCCGTCGCGTCCGCGATGATCGGAGCGTCGCTCGTCGCCTGCTCGTCCGGCGGCGGCACCACCGCCTCGGGCGACGCCAAGGACATCGAATCGGCCCTCGAGGCCGGTGGCGAGCTGACCTACTGGTCGTGGACCCCGTCCGCGGAGGCCCAGGTCGCCGCGTTCGAGAAGGCCTACCCCAAGGTGAAGGTCAACCTCGTGAACGCGGGCACCAACACCACCGAGTACACGAAGCTGCAGAACGCGATCAAGGCCGGCAAGGGTGCCCCGGACGTCGCGCAGGTCGAGTACTACGCCATCCCGCAGTTCGCGCTGAGCGACTCCCTCGTCGACCTCAACGCCTACGGCTTCGGCGACCTCAAGGACGACTACAGCCCCGGACCGTGGAGCTCCGTCAACATCGGCGACGGCCTGTACGCCCTCCCGCAGGACTCCGGCCCCATGGCCATGTTCTACAACAAGACGGTGTTCGACCAGTACGGCATCGCCGTCCCGACCACCTGGGACGAGTACATCGCCGCCGCGGCCCAGCTGCACACCGCCGACCCGTCGAAGTACATCACCAACGACTCCGGTGACTCCGGCTTCGCGACCAGCATGATCTGGCAGGCCGGTGGCCGTCCCTTCACCGCCGACGGCACCAAGGTGAGCGTCAACCTCGCCGACGAGGGCTCGAAGAAGTGGGCAGACACCTGGAACCAGCTCGTCGAGGGTGACCTGCTCTCCGACGTCCCCGGGTGGAGCGACGACTGGTACAAGTCGCTCGGCAACGGCAGCATCGCGACCCTCATCACGGGCGCCTGGATGCCCGGCGTGCTCGAGTCGTCCGTCGCCGAGGCCTCCGGCCAGTGGCGCGTCGCCCCGATCCCGACCTACGACGGCAAGCCGGCCAACGCCGAGAACGGTGGCGGCGGCCAGGTCGTGCTGAAGCAGAGCAAGAACCCGGCGCTCGCCGCGGGCTTCCTCAAGTGGCTGAACAACGACGAGGAGAGCGTCAAGGTCTTCCTCGACAACGGCGGCTTCCCGGCGACCACCGCCGACCTGAACTCCGACGAGTTCCTCTCCGCCGCCCCCGAGTACTTCGGTGGACAGAAGATCAACGAGGTGCTCGTCCAGGGTGCCAAGGACGTGTCGACGGGTTGGCAGTACCTGCCCTACCAGGTCTACGCGAACAGCATCTTCGCCGACACCGTCGGGCAGTCCTACGCCAACCGGGCAGACCTGAACGACGGTCTCGCCGACTGGCAGAAGCAGCTCGTCGAGTACGGCAACACGCAGGGCTTCACGGTCACCGAGAAGTAG
- the recR gene encoding recombination mediator RecR produces MYEGIVQDLIDEFGRLPGIGPKSAQRIAFHILQTESFDVSKLAELLTVVREKVKFCEICGNISEQNLCSVCRDPRRNPALICVVEEPKDVVAIERTREFRGFYHVLGGAISPIDGVGPDDLNIRRLMQRLADGTVTEVIIATDPNLEGEATATYLSRLLLPMGIRITRLASGLPVGGDLEYADEVTLGRAFEGRTVVSG; encoded by the coding sequence ATGTACGAGGGAATCGTCCAAGATCTGATCGACGAGTTCGGGCGACTGCCGGGCATCGGTCCGAAGTCGGCGCAGCGCATCGCGTTCCACATCCTCCAGACGGAGTCGTTCGACGTGTCGAAGCTCGCCGAGCTCCTCACCGTCGTGCGCGAGAAGGTGAAGTTCTGCGAGATCTGCGGCAACATCTCCGAGCAGAACCTGTGCAGTGTGTGCCGCGATCCACGGCGGAACCCGGCGCTCATCTGCGTCGTCGAAGAGCCCAAGGACGTCGTCGCCATCGAGCGCACACGTGAGTTCCGCGGGTTCTACCACGTGCTCGGTGGCGCCATCAGCCCCATCGACGGCGTCGGGCCCGACGACCTCAACATCCGTCGACTCATGCAGCGTCTGGCCGACGGCACGGTCACCGAGGTCATCATCGCGACCGACCCGAACCTCGAGGGCGAAGCGACCGCCACCTACCTCAGCCGGCTGCTGCTCCCGATGGGGATCCGCATCACCCGACTCGCCTCCGGCCTGCCCGTCGGCGGTGATCTCGAGTACGCCGACGAGGTCACCCTCGGGCGCGCCTTCGAGGGCCGCACCGTCGTCAGCGGCTGA